A section of the Pseudomonas sp. Q1-7 genome encodes:
- a CDS encoding 3-deoxy-manno-octulosonate cytidylyltransferase, with translation MESSRLKKNQDFSVIIPARYDSSRLPGKPLIEICGVPMIIRTYKQCAKACPPERIFVATDDERIRTVCQAHDIQVLMTSKDCLTGTDRVAECAELIDSKVFINVQGDEPLFNPEDLRTIIDSLNDYPGDVLNGFCPILEEEQFRSTSTPKVVIRPDGRLLYMSRATIPGSKDNKFISGYRQVCVYAFPRKALEDFSAQKHKTPLENIEDIEILRFLELGWEVRMIELSTSSIAVDNPGDVLRAEAAVHEGKRP, from the coding sequence ATGGAGAGTTCCAGATTGAAGAAAAATCAAGATTTTAGCGTTATCATTCCGGCTCGATATGATTCGAGCCGTCTTCCTGGAAAGCCACTTATAGAGATATGTGGAGTTCCGATGATCATAAGAACTTATAAACAGTGCGCGAAGGCCTGCCCTCCAGAGAGGATCTTCGTCGCAACCGACGACGAAAGAATCAGGACTGTCTGCCAAGCACATGACATCCAGGTACTAATGACGTCGAAAGATTGTCTCACGGGAACGGACCGAGTCGCCGAATGCGCAGAGTTGATCGACTCCAAGGTGTTCATCAATGTTCAGGGCGACGAACCCCTTTTCAACCCAGAAGACCTGAGAACCATTATCGACAGTCTCAATGACTATCCAGGTGATGTACTTAACGGCTTCTGCCCCATTCTAGAGGAAGAGCAGTTCAGAAGCACAAGCACTCCAAAAGTCGTAATCCGCCCCGACGGACGCCTACTCTATATGTCTCGGGCGACAATTCCAGGATCTAAAGACAATAAATTTATCTCAGGCTATCGTCAGGTATGCGTCTACGCGTTCCCTCGCAAAGCCCTTGAAGATTTTAGCGCACAAAAGCACAAGACCCCCTTGGAGAACATAGAAGACATAGAAATTCTTCGCTTTCTGGAGCTGGGCTGGGAAGTAAGGATGATTGAGCTTTCGACTAGTTCAATCGCCGTTGATAACCCAGGCGACGTATTGCGCGCCGAAGCGGCAGTTCATGAAGGAAAACGACCATGA
- the cysC gene encoding adenylyl-sulfate kinase, whose translation MVTKGIVWHQGIVARNEREALLGQTGVTIWLTGLSASGKSTLAFALERRLLSEGKACFTLDGDNVRHGLNRNLGFSSEDRSENIRRVAEVSRLMNEAGLIVIVALISPLRSDRAMAKEIIGVEHFREVYISTPLEACEARDPKGLYVRARAGELAEFTGISSPYEHPTSPELIINTLETCVDSALDQLCGVIMRK comes from the coding sequence ATGGTGACGAAGGGCATTGTGTGGCACCAAGGAATTGTGGCGCGAAACGAGCGAGAGGCATTGTTGGGGCAAACTGGTGTGACAATCTGGCTGACCGGTTTGAGTGCCTCTGGAAAATCGACTTTAGCGTTCGCCTTGGAGCGTCGACTGCTGTCGGAGGGGAAAGCTTGCTTTACTCTTGATGGAGATAATGTTCGGCATGGCCTGAACAGGAATCTGGGGTTCTCCAGTGAAGACCGTTCCGAGAATATCAGAAGGGTTGCTGAAGTATCCCGGCTGATGAATGAGGCCGGGTTGATAGTTATTGTTGCTTTGATTTCGCCCTTGCGATCCGACCGGGCCATGGCGAAGGAAATTATCGGTGTTGAACACTTCCGAGAAGTGTACATTAGTACACCACTTGAGGCCTGCGAGGCCAGGGATCCGAAGGGGCTATACGTACGCGCAAGGGCGGGGGAGCTCGCTGAGTTCACGGGGATATCCTCTCCCTACGAGCATCCGACTTCGCCTGAGCTGATAATTAATACGCTTGAAACATGTGTTGATAGTGCTCTAGATCAACTATGCGGGGTAATCATGAGAAAGTAG
- a CDS encoding HAD family hydrolase gives MTSNTDYKSFIFDCDGVVLDSNRIKTDAFYRAAVNYGEAPAQKLVEFHVANGGISRYRKFEYFFSEILHKTSWDRDLSIALENYATFVRDGLLNCEIASGLHELREVTPESRWLIVSGGDENELREIFTMRGLIGYFDGGIFGSPTPKDVILAREIARGNIPKPAVFLGDSRFDHQCADDAGLDFVFLSAWSEFKDWPEYFSDKNVTICSSIESLIAESSTKQK, from the coding sequence ATGACTTCGAATACTGATTACAAATCTTTCATATTTGATTGCGACGGAGTGGTGCTAGATTCCAACAGAATAAAAACCGATGCATTCTATCGGGCGGCCGTTAACTATGGAGAGGCTCCAGCTCAGAAACTCGTGGAGTTCCATGTGGCAAATGGCGGAATATCTCGATATCGAAAATTTGAGTATTTTTTCAGCGAGATACTACATAAGACATCATGGGATCGCGACCTGAGTATTGCCCTTGAAAACTATGCAACATTTGTCCGGGATGGTCTTCTCAACTGCGAAATCGCCTCTGGCCTTCATGAATTGCGCGAAGTTACCCCAGAGAGCCGCTGGCTAATCGTATCGGGGGGCGACGAGAACGAACTCAGAGAAATCTTCACGATGCGAGGCTTGATCGGTTACTTTGATGGAGGCATCTTTGGCAGCCCCACGCCAAAAGACGTCATTTTAGCAAGAGAAATCGCGCGAGGAAATATCCCGAAACCAGCAGTATTTCTAGGAGACAGCCGGTTTGATCATCAGTGCGCTGACGACGCCGGATTGGACTTTGTGTTCCTGAGCGCGTGGAGCGAGTTCAAGGATTGGCCAGAGTACTTCAGCGACAAAAATGTGACCATTTGCAGTAGCATCGAATCGCTGATTGCTGAATCAAGTACTAAACAAAAATAA